A genomic window from Streptomyces broussonetiae includes:
- a CDS encoding response regulator, with protein MVQKAKILLVDDRPENLLALEAILSALDQTLVRASSGEEALKALLTDDFAVILLDVQMPGMDGFETAAHIKRRERTRDIPIIFLTAINHGPHHTFRGYAAGAVDYISKPFDPWVLRAKVSVFVELYMKNCQLREQAALLRLQLEGGGKGAVGGKESAGLLAELSARLAAVEEQAEALSKQLDDDSADAAAVATAAHLERKLTGLRRALDALEPGAGAGGSSVPAQN; from the coding sequence ATGGTGCAGAAGGCCAAGATCCTCCTGGTCGATGACCGGCCGGAGAATCTGCTGGCGCTGGAGGCGATCCTCTCGGCGCTCGATCAGACGCTGGTGCGGGCATCGTCCGGGGAGGAAGCGCTCAAGGCACTGCTCACGGACGATTTCGCGGTCATTCTGCTGGATGTCCAGATGCCGGGCATGGACGGTTTCGAGACCGCCGCGCACATCAAGCGGCGCGAGCGGACCCGGGACATCCCGATCATTTTCCTCACGGCGATCAACCACGGCCCGCATCACACCTTCCGCGGCTACGCGGCGGGCGCGGTGGACTACATCTCCAAGCCGTTCGACCCGTGGGTGCTGCGTGCGAAGGTCTCGGTCTTCGTCGAGCTGTACATGAAGAACTGCCAGCTGCGCGAGCAGGCGGCTCTGCTGCGGCTGCAGTTGGAGGGCGGCGGCAAGGGCGCGGTCGGCGGCAAGGAGTCGGCCGGGCTGCTCGCCGAGCTGTCCGCGCGGCTCGCGGCGGTCGAGGAGCAGGCCGAGGCGCTGTCCAAGCAGCTGGACGACGATTCGGCGGACGCGGCCGCGGTGGCCACGGCGGCCCATCTGGAGCGCAAACTCACCGGGTTGCGCCGCGCGCTGGACGCCCTGGAGCCGGGCGCCGGGGCCGGTGGTTCGTCGGTGCCGGCGCAGAACTGA